In Malania oleifera isolate guangnan ecotype guangnan chromosome 8, ASM2987363v1, whole genome shotgun sequence, a single window of DNA contains:
- the LOC131161498 gene encoding monosaccharide-sensing protein 2-like — translation MTAAVLVAIAATVGNFLQGWDNATIAGAIVYIKKDLELETTVEGIVVAMSLIGAIIITTCSGAISDWIGRRPMLIISSVLYFISGLVMLWSPNVYVLLIARLLDGFGIGLAVTLVPLYISETAPSDIRGSLNTLPQFTGSGGMFLAYCMVFGMSLMSSPSWRLMLGVLSIPSLIYFALTVFFLPESPRWLVSKGRMLEAKHVLQRLRGREDVSGEMALLVEGLRVGGETSIEEYIIGPADQLTDDQEQTADKDQIKLYGPEQGLSWVAKPVSGQSSLGLVSRHGSLANQSVPLMDPLVTLFGSVHEKLPETGSMRSMLFPNFGSMVSTADPQAKNEQWDEESLQRDGEGYASDAAGGDSDDNLHSPLISRQTTSLEKDMVPPATHGSVLSMRHHSSLMQVKDGEPASRLGIGGGWMLAWKWSEREGEDEKKEGGFKRIYLHEEGFPGSRRGSLVSLPGGDIPAEGEFVQAAALVSQPALYSKELLDQHPVGPAMVHPSETTSKGPIWVLLS, via the exons ATGACGGCAGCTGTGCTAGTGGCTATTGCGGCGACAGTTGGTAACTTTCTGCAAGGATGGGATAATGCTACGATTGCTG GGGCCATTGTTTACATAAAGAAGGACCTTGAGTTAGAAACTACTGTGGAAGGGATTGTTGTGGCCATGTCACTTATTGGAGCCATAATTATAACTACATGCTCAGGAGCTATATCAGATTGGATCGGTCGGCGGCCAATGCTAATAATCTCTTCTGTTCTCTATTTCATCAGTGGTTTGGTTATGTTATGGTCACCCAATGTTTATGTGCTACTTATAGCACGGCTATTAGATGGATTTGGGATTGGTCTAGCTGTGACTCTAGTCCCACTTTATATCTCCGAAACAGCCCCATCCGATATTAGAGGATCCTTAAATACTCTTCCGCAGTTCACAGGGTCTGGTGGCATGTTTTTAGCCTACTGCATGGTTTTTGGGATGTCTCTGATGTCCTCACCGAGCTGGAGGTTGATGCTTGGGGTTCTTTCAATCCCCTCTCTTATCTATTTTGCATTAACAGTATTTTTCCTGCCTGAATCTCCAAGGTGGCTTGTGAGTAAGGGAAGGATGCTTGAGGCAAAACATGTTTTACAAAGATTGCGTGGCAGAGAAGACGTTTCAG GTGAGATGGCTTTGCTGGTTGAGGGTCTTCGAGTTGGGGGTGAAACATCTATAGAAGAATACATAATTGGCCCAGCTGACCAACTTACTGATGATCAGGAACAAACTGCTGACAAAGACCAAATTAAGTTATATGGACCTGAACAGGGCCTCTCCTGGGTTGCCAAACCTGTCAGTGGACAGAGTTCTCTTGGTCTCGTATCTCGCCATGGAAGCTTGGCAAACCAAAGTGTGCCTCTTATGGATCCTCTTGTGACCCTTTTTGGCAGTGTCCATGAAAAGCTCCCGGAGACGGGGAGTATGCGAAGCATGCTTTTTCCCAATTTTGGCAGCATGGTCAGTACAGCTGATCCACAGGCTAAAAATGAACAGTGGGATGAAGAGAGCCTACAGAGGGATGGTGAAGGGTATGCATCAGATGCTGCTGGTGGAGATTCTGATGATAATTTGCATAGCCCCTTAATTTCACGTCAGACAACGAGCTTGGAAAAGGACATGGTTCCCCCTGCAACCCATGGCAGTGTTCTAAGCATGAGACACCATAGCAGTCTTATGCAAGTAAAGGATGGAGAACCTGCCAGCAGACTGGGCATAGGAGGCGGCTGGATGTTGGCATGGAAATGGTctgagagagaaggagaagatgaaAAGAAGGAAGGAGGGTTTAAAAGGATATATTTGCACGAAGAGGGATTTCCAGGATCTCGACGTGGGTCTCTAGTTTCACTTCCTGGTGGCGATATTCCTGCAGAAGGTGAGTTTGTCCAGGCTGCGGCTCTAGTAAGCCAGCCTGCTCTTTATTCCAAGGAGCTTTTGGATCAGCATCCAGTTGGACCTGCAATGGTTCACCCCTCAGAAACTACTTCGAAGGGGCCAATTTGGGTACTTCTTTCTTGA